The DNA region ACTGGAATTTTCCTTGGTTTCAGCCAAAGCTCTGTAAATCTGAGTAAAAATTTCCTGGAAAGACTCCATAGTGCTGGAAAAGACAGGCCTTCCTCACAAGAAGGGCTGAACCACAGGGAACGTTGATTCAGCAGACAAGAATGAGTGGAAATCTGCATGTATTTGTCTGATGACACATGTCTGTATCGTGTCTTTCTGACAGAGTGAGGGGACGCTGTTAGCCACCGGCTCTTACGATGGCTTTGCAAGAATTTGGACGAAGGACGGTGagattattattcattaaacTCAATCTTGCCAACTGAAATATAATGTAAACATGGTTGTTGTAACGTAACCCAGCCTGATTGACACTCTGAAGTCAGTTGTTGTCctgtgctgccacctagtggcagATTTGTGTGCTACCCCCTAATTCAGTCTCCTATACCATGTACTTTCTCTCTTTAGTTGTTATTTAtagatattgttttttttgtgtgttcacaGGTAACCTGGCCAGTACGCTTGGGCAACACAAAGGTCCCATTTTTGCCCTTAAATGGAATAAAAAAGGCAATTTTATCCTGAGTGCAGGCGTAGATAAGGTAGAGTCAATGTATTTCTAAATCAAGCTAATAAAGTCGATACTGAGTGAAGTCGTATAGTTCTCACTGTACATGTGTTCTCCCAGACAACAATAATTTGGGATGCTCACACAGGAGAAGCCAAGCAACAGTTTCCCTTCCACTCAGGTACAAAAGCGTCTCTCCCACTGGCCTCACTCATTTTTCACTCTTCTGTTATGGTGTAACTAAGGTGCACTGGTTCATCCCTCACAGCTCCAGCACTAGATGTGGATTGGCAAAGCAACAACACATTTGCTTCCTGTAGCACAGACATGTGCATTCATGTTTGTAAACTAGGACAGGACAGACCCATTAAAACATTCCAGGGACACACAGTGAGTGTTTTGTCTGTGTTACATCATCATTGCCACTGAAAACTCTTTTTAATCTGTAACAGTTCTTTTCTAAATtctttggttttcttcagaatGAAGTAAATGCAATCAAGTGGGATCCCACAGGGAATCTGCTAGCCTCCTGCTCAGATGACATGACACTGAAGGTGAGTGAGTGCTAAAGTAGGTGTAGGTAGGACTCTCTCGAATAGTTGAATGGGGTATCAACATTTTGTAACTTTTTGTAGTTTCACCCATCTACAACTTAGTGACTCCTGGGATTTGTGCTTTTTTAGATTTGGAGTATGAAACAGGACACATGTGTTCATGATCTTCAAGCCCACAGCAAAGAAATCTACACCATCAAATGGAGTCCCACCGGCCCTGGAACCAACAACCCCAGTGCTAATCTAATGTTAGCTAGGTAAGTACATATTCATCCACCTGAAAACCAGCTTGTTTCCTGTATCTACTTAGTTTTGTTTGATTCATTTGCTAGCTCATTGTTTGGATCTGTTGCCTCTGTCTTACATTCTGTAACCGATGGTCTGCCCCTGTCCCCTGCTTCCACAGTGCATCTTTTGACTCCACAGTTCGTTTGTGGGACGTGGAGAGAGGCATCTGTATCCATACACTGACTAAACACCAAGAGCCAGTGTACAGCGTGGCTTTCAGCCCTGATGGTCGACATCTGGCCAGTGGCTCCTTTGACAAGTGTGTGCACATCTGGAATACTCAGGTAGGAAGGGTTCCAGCAGTCACAGTGCGGCGTTCTAACCTACTGGAAATCCTTTAAGACCTTCTGTTTAAGCCAGAACTAAGAAGGTGCCATTGTAGCACACTTTAAAAACCAGTTGTACCATATAACTGGTTTTTgacaatgtgaaaaaaaaacacacaatagagGGTCAGTGGCTCAAGAGGTACAGTTGTTGCCTACAAACCAATAGTTCCTTAGTTCCTGGCTCCAGTGCGTCAtgtgctgaagtgtccttgggcaagataCTGAAACCCAAGTTGCCCCCAGTGTGGCAGCACTCTCAGCGTGAATGTGAGGCTGAGAAGCAGAGTTTAAGCGAAGCGCAAGACTATTTACCACCAATTTAGAACCCCTCAATTTCAAACTTTAGAAAAAGACACAGTGTCTGTGCCCCTGTAAAATgtagcatatactgtattttccgGGCTACAGAGTGCTCCTCAATTTAAGCGGCATCCATtagatttgaattttttttttccatataTAGACCGTACTATAataagtataaatataaatataagtcTATAAGCTGTAGGTGTACAcgaaatatttacacaaaaagatttctgtaacttttaattaaaaaacggtaaatgttttttttttttcaaacagtgCATTGAATGAGgctggttaaaaaaataaaaaggacagCAGATTACCACAAAAGTAATGAAGACGCATTAGACTCACTAAAGTCGTTTTCCTTAGTATTAAACGGCAATTAAAGTTTCACAATTACTTCGTCACACACTTTCTCGGCCTTTCTTTCGCTGTTTCATTGATTTTTTCCTTGTAgtggagggagctgctgccGGCACTGTCATCCGTGCCCTGATGGACAGGCCTTTTCGACTTGACTTCATTAAGGTGgcgattgttttggcttttgttgagcACAGCAACTCCTGCGTGGTTTTCGTGTAAGAATAAGTGAAACGTCTTTACAATTTCTCTTGGCGAACTAGCCATTTATTTAAGACCGAAAGAAGAATCCACACCGTCAGTTCTGTTCATCCGGTCAATCACAATCACAAGTCAATCATATATAGGTGATtccttaataataaaaaaaagaagaaaagaactgTGCTGTAACACCGGTAGCAAGAGCACACGGAAGATTCTCAATGCTAACGCATAACAATGACTAAGGGTGCACACAACACTCAAGCATCAAAAGCTTTCAGTCGGATCTGCACAGTGCAAACATCTCAGCTGTGTTCGGTGGCATGGAGCTCGTAAGCTGgtaaaaatccacaaattagccGCACCGTGATTTAGGACGCTGGGTTCAAAGCTCTGGAAAATAGTAGCAGCTTATAGTCCGGAAAATACGGTACATAGAAGATACATCTGCCTTCTCCATGTTCCTTAAATGATGATAGAAGGGTTAGATTCCACTAAATATGATAATTTTAAAATCTGGCTTATGTCCAGAACGCCAAACATAACCTGCTTATGTGTTGTTGTAATAATTCTCTCAGATCTGCTAGAGATCTGTAGATGTAAAATTTGGGAATTTATGTACAATACTAGATTTTCCTGCAAACCACCTAAAGCCTGATCTGTCTTTTGAATTTCTGCTCTTGTCTCAGACGGGCGCTTTAGTCCACAGTTACAGAGGGACAGGTGGAATCTTCGAGGTCTGCTGGAACGCAGCAGGAGACAAAGTAGGAGCCAGCGCGTCAGACGGATCTGTAAGTCTATACTGAACTGTTCTGCTGGATATTTCTTTGTTTCCGTTCAGAAGTGTTCCTCAGCTCGGTCTCTGTCCTCTTTCCGCAGGTATGTGTACTAGACCTTCGGAAATAGTGCTGCATTGGAAGCCATGGACCGACCATGAATGTGTACATAGCCAAATGACTGTCCCTGCCTGCCGTGCGTACTGCTCATGCTTACGACTATGGACCCGCCCACTGatggacaggaagcaggaaccAGGAACACGATGCAAGCACTGACACAGCAGGTCCAGACCCGGGGATGAACACATGGACACGACAGGCAGACGGAGGTGCCCCTCTCTATCTGTGCAGACTCTTACAGAAATGCAGAAGGGACGCGgcgaataaataaataaattttaaaaaaggaacaaaaaaagtTACAGATCCGTATATGTACCAAAATTTGGAAGCTATTTTGCTTTTTTGATCTTTAGACCATACTCATcgtcatcaaaacaaaaaactatGAAAAAAGTGTTGATCTTTGTTGCTAGTTGGATCTCATTGTGCAGACATATCAACCTCTCCACCATAAAATACAATGGcacttagttttttttaatttcagatgtcatgttttaatgtttttatattttttatctcTTTGGGACAGGGATGGGGTTGATCAGGCCTGAGTTTACTGTTTAGAGCAGACAAAATGTTCTGCATTCCCGTGGTGCAACATCTGGGCACATGACACTGGGGATGcttcatcagcagctcctctgttctgACCCAGACTGGCTCATTCAGCAGTTTCCTAGTGAATTTAAATTCTCTCTCTGAATGTTGAATCTGTCAGATATCCTGTCTGTCTTAGATATGTTTATGCCCTTGAGGGcctccaacaacacacacatcataAACTTGAGGTTGTTCCAAACAAACACTCTACTTGACGCCGCTCTGGACAATGGAGAAGAGGTGCACTATTAGTAATGTGTCACAACAGCTAAATCCTAAAAATAGCCACAAAGCTGTTAAATGTTCGACATTTTACTGTGGATACAGTTATGATCTTTCATATAATGTTGCAGACACATTCGACAAGTATGAATTAGCCTTAAGTTAGTGAAGAGAACGGTATCAGCTGACCATTTTATACCCAAcactgtgctgcattcaggttCTTAGAGCTATTCAAACTATCAGACAATTAAACCATAGAGAGCACAGAAAACGAAAACGATGAGGACAAAATACAGCATTGTAAAGGAAGTAGGGCACAGCAGCTAGCAGTCAGCTAATTAGTAATATTACTGCACATCTGTGTAAAGTGAAcaaattgtttatttataatgaTCAATTTTGTCCATTTACCATCTTTTTTCTACCTTGGAAACATGTTCATTGGCTTAGTTCTCTTAAAGGCTTAATTTGTGTTTCGTAGTGCAACACCACTGGTGGCGACATACACATCCCAATCATCCAGTCCCAGTCATAGAGGGGTGGGTTGGTTTTCATCCGCCGCACTGATTGTTCCCTGGCATGGTTGCTTTTCAGACTGAAGCCAAAAATCACATTAAACGTAGAAGCAATATGTGGACATTTGGATTGGTTTGCTACCAGCTTGGGAGTCTTTACTGTTTTAAtgaccccctccccctcctttcaCAAAATTTTAGCTGACTTACGAACATTTTCTACTCTTTTGAAGACAAATTTAAAGTTCGATTTTTGTAATTCCACTTTAGTAATGTGAATTCATTATTTCCACATTCTATGAATTGAAAAGGGTACAGTTTCTCTTTTCGACTTTGATGCTTTTCCAGATTTTAAAGGTTGACCCTGTAATGCCAGGCATGAGCTGAGCTGTTTGCTGAAGACACCTTCCCTGGGAATCTTTCCCCAGGAGCAGATTACCACTAAAGTTTCAATAAagaaatgttttactttttcttttactCAAATCTTTTTgacaagcttcatccaacacATTCCTCTGGAACTGGAAATGAAATGGAATTGTGTTTGTCTCAGGTGATGCTCTGTTTTTGTGTGACTGTATTAGAAACACTGAAGAGCCTTCTATTAAGCCACAATGACATTGGTACCAGCTCAGTTTATTCCTAATGTTTCCACTACTTCGTTCTAGCACTACAGCCAAATAGATCGTAGCAGGGATGAACTTGTTGTTGCCTATTAggaatttttgtttttttacaccttCAGTTGAGACAAATATAATTCCATACTGTTCCATGGTTGAATTGAAGCAATCCTCATTCTTGATCTGATCATGTTATAACCCCAGTGACGAATCAGAAGGTGGACACAAATCTTAATTACCATTTGATCCTTTAATTGACTTGTGACTTTACACTTTAGATTTGTGCATGCAGGTGAAATTGAAGCTTTAGTCATCTTTAAATCAGAAAAACCAAAACCTGCCTCCAAAGCAGCTCTGTCAGGTTCATTTATACAATCAGCACTTTGTTATTGTAATAAACTCAAAGTAAGTACCAAGGTTTTATGTGCTGACTTGGTCTTCCCTGTATTTTAACTCAAACTTTATGAAGACGTCATAGAGTAACTGGACAGGTACAGTTCTGTGCGTCGATACCATCTATAGCTTGGTGCCATACAGTTTGTGTGAAGGTGGTTGGTCTGAATcagcctctgtctgtgctgccaccACAGCACCACATCCAGCAGCATCTCTTCAGTGTGTCTCTCCAAACCTTGATTTCTTTCTGCAACTTATATCACACAATCTGTCATTTAAGTTAGATCAGTGAATCAAGTCCAGAATAAAGTATATTTTGAtaataattgtgtttgtgtgtagtcaTTCACTTGATAAATGTAGTTCAGTCTAATCTATAAAGCCATGACGTGGTTAGTTACACAAGATGTCGTCTGACATTCAGGCAAGCAATATTCTCAGAACAGAACCACATAAAGCCTGAATTTAGTGCCTGCAGACTGCTGCCCCCCAGTGGCAGGTTgttgtttgttcctgttttgttgGTTGCCTATGTGGCCTTTGATGAATAACAACAGCTGGTTCCTGGCCACACTGGAAGCCCTTTGCATCATGGCTGATCAGTGTCTTGCCCCAGGACACTTCAAGACATGAATGAAGGAGCTTGGATTTTACAGGACAACCAGGCTTTATCTCTTTTACAgactctttgttgttttttctggaCTAATTGTTCTCTGTGGTTTCATAGATACATTTATCTCAGTGTCATCtccaataaacaataaacaatagagGAAACCTTAAGCATCAgtcaacacaaaataaataaacaataaaaaatatgtgATGCTTCCTTTTAAAATCCAGTCCCTTACCAGCACAGAAATATTCCATTTTTCTATAAATCTATTTAATAATACATCCATGGCAGTTTTGAAGGCAATGCACCAGTGTAATGTAACTAAAGCCTATAAAGAAGATAAAACCACCACGCCCCAGAGGATCAATACTGATCCCTGTGGCTGTAAAATGCAACCAGAGATGTATCGCTGTTGTGCCCCTTTCAATCTAAacacatcagtcagtcagtttcaCACGGAACAAgtagtgtgtttttctgcaccATTATGTGTTAGTCAATATTAAGTGAATAAGATGAATAAAATGTGACTCATCTTAGAACTGTGTAAAAGAACAAAGCCCCAGTGAGGCTGTGGAAGAGCTGAGCTTGGCTTTAAGTTTAGGTTGATTTAAATAAAGAGGCAACACAAAATACAAGCTGctataggaggaggaggaggccgtttTTAGCTCCAGGAAGGCAATACGATACAGATGTGGTTGGTGGAATGTTTATGTTTTGATCCTCATGATGATCCTTGTGATGTTTGTCTACAGCTTGAGCTTCTTGTGCAATCCCGTTGATGACCACTAGACCCTCCACAGAGACACTCTTCTATAAAGGTGTATATGCCTCTGGATCCAGGTGTGTGATAGTTTAGATAAACATCTGTACACATGCTGCCACATTCATAGTCTGATATGGTTCCATGCAAATGTGCAGTGCAAAGACTGACCACCAATAAATACTGTTAGTGTGTAATAATACAATAcgattttttattaattaataggCACTTCCTAAGCTATGGCGACAATGATGGTTCATGTCAGGCAGCTGCCTGGTCGAGCAAAGAGGAGAGATTGGCTGTGTTACGTCTCCAGTCAGAATGTGCTTATGTGGCTCCTGACTGTGGCTGTGTAAATGCAGCTAATGTGACACATCAGCCAGAGTCTGCAGAATACCGTAGGTCACTGCAAATAGGAAGTAGgtggggtgcaaccagctgagGCTGAAGAAACAGTCCCCCACTGGCAGAGGGACGGAGCGGTGTCTGCAAAGAATAAAGAGACACAGATTTTCAGTCCAGATGGAGCAGCTAAGGGaatattattaaaaaacaagttagtaattttgtatttttaaattctgcagtttgtgttttgtgttgggtTTTTGTGATGTGTtcaattaaatataaatcaaaataataaatagtcaTTGTCATCCTTACTTACAACTTGCATTTACAGGCTAAACCATAGgttttacatgtactgtactgtatgatgtaCTGCATGTAACTACAATTACTTTATGTGTAAATTTACCCCCCAATCACCTGCAGaaacattcaattaaaaaaactgcaGAACATCATGAAAGActactgtgatgtgtgtttctgtatgaGTTATAAGTGGCGTGTCACTGTGTGAGTTGGCCATGAATTAAACTAAATGGTTTACAGGGTTTAAAGTGAACGTGGGTCAGTCAGAGTCTGGACTTACTATTTGGTGTTTTGGATTGAAGTGATTCAGATACAGTATGAAAGCTTTCACCTTGGATGAATAGACTGCTttggaaatgtgtgtttgctcaggtgCCTTTGCTTTATGTTAAACTTATTTTAAACTTAAACACTCACTGGAATTTGTCCCTCTGGATTCTCTAAGCATCATAAACACAAATAGTCCCACTCCCacattgtaatgtaatgtaatgtaatacaatgcagtacaaaacaatacaataccATACCTACCCTGGGATTACGCACTGACACGataaaaatgaaactaaaaGCCAGCAGGGACACGAGTCCTTTAGCTATCCTGCAAGAAAGTTTGATGATCACTTAAATTACTCAACATTTAAACATGCTGACcactaaacactaaacaaataactgaccaatttaatttgtatgtgagtagAAGCTTTGTTTGACAGTGTGATActacttcatttatttacaccCTAACGAGGAGGGCCAGGTTCCTCTGTGACACCACCTCAGTGCATTTCCAATAATCAAAAGAAGTATTGATAGCATGTATGACATATAGTACAgatggcttggtggctcagttggtagagcattgGCAGGTCCTAGGTTCAAGCTCACCAGAGCatcaagtgtgtccttgagtaagacacttcacactagcgcACCAGGTGCCATACGGTGAATGCCCGCTGCTCCCTAAAGAAATGCAGAGGTTATTTCctcaatgtgggatcaataaaatttaaattattattattaagaaaCCATCAGAGATTCAAAGACCTTCTGTTTCTTAGGTTGAGGCATTTCAGTTCTTATTCAAGTAGCTTCTTAGCTGGAAACTAGGCATATCTTCCTTAATATACTAATATTTGTAAGAGactacagtaaacagtaaatgaCCACAACGTTCAACCCCAAGTTCATTCAACCCCCTCAGGTTCATCCAAGAGGTATCTGCCGATTCCTCTTGGATGAACCTGGGGATTCTACTGCTGAGGGGGGAAAACCtcattattgtgttgcattttaagtcaatgttataatagtttaattagtcatatttagat from Betta splendens chromosome 4, fBetSpl5.4, whole genome shotgun sequence includes:
- the tbl1xr1a gene encoding F-box-like/WD repeat-containing protein TBL1XR1a, translating into MSISSDEVNFLVYRYLQESGFSHSAFTFGIESHISQSNINGALVPPAALISIIQKGLQYVEAEVSINEDGTLFDGRPIESLSLIDAVMPDVVQTRQQAYRDKMAQQQAAASAPASATGGSITGNAKNGENTANGEENGAHALANNHADLMEVDGDVEIPQNKAMVLRGHESEVFICAWNPVSDLLASGSGDSTARIWNLSENSTSSSTQLVLRHCIREGGQDVPSNKDVTSLDWNSEGTLLATGSYDGFARIWTKDGNLASTLGQHKGPIFALKWNKKGNFILSAGVDKTTIIWDAHTGEAKQQFPFHSAPALDVDWQSNNTFASCSTDMCIHVCKLGQDRPIKTFQGHTNEVNAIKWDPTGNLLASCSDDMTLKIWSMKQDTCVHDLQAHSKEIYTIKWSPTGPGTNNPSANLMLASASFDSTVRLWDVERGICIHTLTKHQEPVYSVAFSPDGRHLASGSFDKCVHIWNTQTGALVHSYRGTGGIFEVCWNAAGDKVGASASDGSVCVLDLRK